Proteins encoded by one window of Vigna radiata var. radiata cultivar VC1973A chromosome 5, Vradiata_ver6, whole genome shotgun sequence:
- the LOC106762417 gene encoding CTP synthase — translation MKYVLVTGGVVSGLGKGVTASSIGLILKACGLRVTSIKIDPYLNTDAGTMSPFRHGEVFVLDDGGEVDLDLGNYERFLDIKLTRDNNITTGKIYQSVIEKERRGDYLGKTVQVVPHITDAIQEWIERVAKIPVDGKEGPADVCVIELGGTIGDIESMPFIEALGQFSYRVGPGNFCLVHVSLVPILHVVGEPKTKPTQHSVRQLRGLGLTPNLLACRSSKELDDNVKAKLAQFCHVPLSNILTLHDVPNIWHIPLLLKDQKAHEAILKALNLLGVAAEPNLKEWTARTKIYDRCDETVRIAMVGKYTGLSDAYLSVLKALLHASVARNRKLTVDWVPAGDLEEATYKEDPEAYKAAWNLLKGADGVLVPGGFGDRGVQGKILAAKYAREHSVPFLGICLGMQIAVIEYARSVLGLHDATSTEFNPETKTPCVIFMPEGSKTHMGATMRLGSRRTYFEVADSKSAKLYGNVSFIDERHRHRYEVNPDMVSQLETAGLSFVGKDETGRRMEIVELPSHPFYIGVQFHPEFKSRPGKPSPLFSGLIAAASEPRKKVPNGYSKLATCNRHSPKLKAHQSVKGFKAPNGSLNGVYTNGNSVYVDGSC, via the exons ATGAAGTATGTGTTGGTGACTGGTGGTGTTGTGAGTGGACTTGGGAAAGGAGTCACTGCCAGCAGTATTGGCCTGATCCTCAAGGCCTGTGGTCTTAGAGTTACCTCTATCAAGATTG ACCCCTACTTGAACACTGATGCGGGAACAATGTCTCCTTTCAGGCATGGGGAGGTTTTCGTCTTAGATGATGGTGGAGAG GTTGACCTTGATCTTGGGAACTACGAACGATTTTTGGACATTAAATTAACTCGCGACAATAACATCACTACTGGAAAAATTTATCAG TCTGTTATTGAGAAGGAGAGAAGAGGAGATTATCTTGGAAAAACCGTACAG gTAGTTCCACACATAACAGATGCTATCCAAGAATGGATAGAACGTGTGGCAAAGATACCAGTTGACGGGAAAGAAGGGCCAGCTGATGTTTGTGTCATTGAATTGGGTGGAACTATAG GGGATATTGAGTCCATGCCTTTTATTGAAGCACTTGGCCAGTTTTCATACCGTGTAG GCCCTGGCAACTTCTGTTTGGTTCATGTCAGCTTGGTTCCTATTCTTCATGTCGTTGGTGAACCG AAAACAAAGCCAACTCAGCACAGTGTTCGTCAACTTAGAGGATTAGGTTTGACCCCTAATCTTCTTGCTTGTCGCAGTTCGAAG GAACTTGATGATAATGTCAAGGCAAAACTTGCTCAATTTTGTCATGTGCCG CTGTCAAACATCCTTACTCTCCATGATGTTCCAAACATTTGGCATATTCCTTTGTTATTGAAA GACCAGAAGGCACATGAGGCGATCCTGAAAGCATTAAACTTGCTAGG TGTTGCAGCAGAGCCTAATTTGAAGGAGTGGACTGCAAGGACAAAAATTTATGACAGATGTGATGAAACT GTTAGAATTGCAATGGTGGGAAAATACACAGGCCTTTCAGATGCATATCTTTCTGTTCTGAAG GCACTTTTACATGCTTCTGTTGCTCGCAACCGAAAGCTTACCGTAGACTGGGTTCCGGCAGGGGATCTTGAAGAAGCTACTTATAAAGAG GATCCTGAGGCATATAAAGCTGCATGGAATCTTTTAAAG GGTGCTGATGGTGTTCTAGTTCCAGGAGGTTTTGGTGATAGAGGAGTGCAAGGGAAAATTCTTGCGGCTAAGTATGCTCGAGAACATAGTGTTCCATTCCTGGGCATTTGCTTGGGGATGCAAATTGCTGTCATTGAGTATGCACGATCTGTTCTTGGTCTGCATGATGCCACTAGCACAGAATTTAATCCTGAAACCAAGACCCCTTGTGTCATATTTATGCCAGAG GGCTCAAAGACTCATATGGGGGCAACTATGCGGCTTGGTTCAAGAAGAACCTACTTTGAAGTTGCTGACAGCAAATCTGCAAAATT GTATGGCAATGTAAGCTTTATTGATGAGCGACACAGGCATAGATATGAG GTTAATCCTGACATGGTATCACAGCTAGAGACTGCTGGTCTGTCTTTTGTAGGAAAAGATGAAACTGGGAGGCGCATGGAA ATAGTTGAATTGCCTAGCCATCCTTTTTATATTGGCGTTCAGTTTCACCCTGAGTTCAAATCCAGACCAGGAAAACCTTCTCCCCTCTTCTCAG GACTAATCGCAGCAGCAAGTGAGCCAAGGAAGAAGGTGCCAAATGGTTACTCCAAGTTAGCTACATGTAATAGACACTCACCAAAACTGAAAGCACACCAAAGTGTAAAGGGCTTCAAAGCACCAAATGGTTCCTTGAATGGTGTATATACCAATGGCAATAGTGTGTATGTGGATGGTAGTTGTTAG